DNA from Azospirillum humicireducens:
CCGGTCGGACGGCTGGGGCGGCGGTGGTCTGAGCAGCTATCAGTTCGTGCTGACCAGCGGCGTCCTGGATCTGTCGCGGCTGGCCGCCGACCTTGCCTTGGATGCGCAGTCGAGCCGCAGCGACGGCCGGTTCACCAAGCTCTCCTTCGAGGTCCAGCGCGATCAGGCGCTCACAACCGACATGTTTCTCCGCGCCCGCATCGCCGGCCAATGGTCCGGCGGCAATCTCGACAGCTCCGAGCAGTTCGCCCTGGGCGGTCCGGGTGGGGTCCGGGCCTATCCGGTCAACGAGGCGTCGGGGGACAGCGGTCTCCTCGCCACCCTGGAACTGCACCGGCCGTTCACCGAGGGCTGGGCCTCCGGCCTCGACCTGTTCGGTTTCGTGGACGCCGGCGTGATCCGCCAGCATGCCGACCGATGGGACGGCTGGGACGCGGGCAGCGACGTCCCCAACAGCTACCCGCTGTTCGGTGCCGGCGTCGGCGCTTCCTATGCGGTGTCGGGGCGCCTCGGCATCGCCCTGACCGCCGCGGTGCCGGTCGGGGCGAACCAGGGGGCGGCCACCTCAGGCTACAACCAGGATGGAAGCCGGACCGGTCCCTGGGTCTGGTTCTCCGTCACCACGATGTTCTAGGTGTGAGGCGACGATGTATGATCACGGCGGCATGAACCGGGCCTTCCGGCTGATCTGGAACCGCGCCAAGGGGCGATGGGTTGTCGCACCTGAGACAGCGAAGGGAGGCGGATGGACAGTCGGCGCCGTCGCGGTTGCCGCTCTGATCGCATCCACCGGCCCAGCGCGGGCGGAGCCCGCCACGACCGCTCTGCCAACCGGCGGGCAGGTGGTCGCCGGGTCGGTGAGCATCGGCGCCAACGGCTCCAGCATGACGGTGACGCAGCAGTCGGCGCGCGGCATCGTCAACTGGAAAAGCTTCGATGTCGGATCGGACGCCAGCGTCACCTTCAAGCAGCCCGACTCTTCGTCGGTGACCTTGAACCGGGTGACCGCGGGAGCGGGCAGCGTGATCGCCGGCAAGCTGTCGGGCAACGGCAAGGTCTATGTCGTCAACCCCAACGGCGTGCTGTTCACGAAAACCGCGCGGGTCGATGTCGGCGGGCTGGTCGCCTCGACCGCCGATATCGCCGACAACGACTTCATGGCCGGGCGGGAGGTGTTCACCAGCAACGGCGCCACCGGCTCGGTGATCAATCAGGGCACGATCAATGCCGGCGACGGCGGTGCCGTCGTGCTGATCGGCGGCACCGTGTCGAACCAGGGAACCATCAACGCCCGCAACGGCAACGCGGTGCTGGCGGCCGGCGCCAAGGTGACGCTGGATGCCGGGGCGAACGGCCACCTGAAGATTGAGGTTGACGGTGCCACCACGGCGGCGCTGGTGGAAAACGGCGGCCTGATTTCCGCCAGCGGCGGACAGGTGGTGATGACGGCGAAGGGCGCCAGCGAGGCGGTGTCCTCCGTGGTGTCCAATACCGGCACCGTCGAGGCGCAGACCCTGGGGTCGCGGGCCGGCAAGGTGGCGCTGCTGGCCGGGATGAAGGGCGGCGAGGTCAAGGTCGCCGGAACCATCGACGCATCGGCCCCGTCCGGCGGCAATGGCGGGGCGGTGGAAACCTCCGCCGCCAAGGTGACGGTGGCCCCATCGGCCAAGGTGACGACACTGGCGGCCAAGGGCAAGACCGGCAACTGGCTGATCGACCCCTACAACGTGACCATCTCCACGGCGGCGGACAGCGGGGCCGGCTTCACCGCCACCGCCGACGACACGGTGATCAACGTCACCACCCTGACCAACGCCCTGGCGTCCACCGGGGTGACCGTTTCGACCGGATCAAGCGGCAGCCAAGCCGGAAACATCACGGTTGCGGCGCCGATCAGCTGGAGCGCCAACACCACCCTGACCCTCGACGCGGCGGGCAGCATCGCCATCAACAAGGACATCACGGCGACCGGAACCAGCGCCGGCCTGAGCCTGACCTATGGTGGTAACTACATCCTCGGCGGCGGCGCCCGCGTCACCCTGTCGGGGGCGAGCGCCGCGCTCAGCCTGGGCGGTACCGCCTACACGCTGGTTCACGACGTGACGGCGTTGCAGAGCATCAGCGGCAGCGGGAATTACGCCCTGGCTGAAGACATCGACGCCGCCGCCACCAGTTCATGGAATTCCGGAGTCGGCTTTACCTCGATCGGTACGGACGCTGTCCCTTTCAGCGGGACGCTGGCCGGCCTGGGCCATGCGATCGACCGCCTGACCATGAATAGTTATCTGTTGGGTAACAAGTCAGGTCTGTTCGGCTTTACCCTGGGCGCGACCTTGCGGGACTTCACCCTATCCAACGTGTCGATTACCGGCACTGCGCGGGTGGGCGCCGTGGTGGGATGGTCGTCTAACACGTCTCTGACGAACCTCCATGTCACCGGCTCGGTCAGTGGCTATCAGGAGGTGGGCGGGATTGCCGGCTGGTTCAGCGATTCAACGATGACCGGATCATCGTCGACTGCATCGGTAACAGCGACGTCCAACACGGCCGGCGGGCTGATCGGAAACGGCTATTACGGTGTTACCGTCAGCGATTCCTATGCGACCGGTGTGGTAAGTGCTTCGACCAAAGCCGGCGGCTTGATCGGCGAGGTCAGCACCGATGGTTCAACCCTCACGCTCACCAATGTCTATGCCAGCGGTGCGGTCTCCGCTCCCACGGCGGCGGGTGGCTTGGTTGGCAGCGTCACAGGGGTTGGCACCACCGTCAATGCCACCAACGCCTATTGGGATGCCGATTCCACCGGGCAGAGCAGCAGCGCCGCCGGCACCAGCATCACCAACGCCAACGCCTATACCGAAGCCACCTACAGCGGTTTCGACTTTACCAACACCTGGGTGACGCTGGCCGGCGAGACGCGGCCGATGCTGCGCAGCGAATATTCGACCGTTATCTTTACGCCGCACGCCCTGCAATTGATGCAGCAGGATCTGACCGCCAGCTACAAGCTGGGCGCCAACCTGTCGATGACGCCGGCGTTTACCGCCAGCGGCGGCTATTACGGCGACGTCTGGGGTTCATCGGGCTTCAAGCCGGTCGGGGACTTTTCGGGCAGTTTCAACGGCCAGAGCCATACCATCGCCGGGCTGACCATCAACCGCGGTTCGACTCAGGAAGTCGGATTGTTCGGCGTCTTGACGGGGGCGGTTTCCGATGTCGGTCTCGTCGGCGGCAGCATCACGGCCAGTGACAGCAGCGGTTCGCTGGTCGGCAGTATTCCATCGACGGGTACGGTGACGCGCAGCTATTCGACCGCCTCGGTCTCGGGCACCGGCAATTTCATCGGTGGTCTGGTCGGGATAAACGATGGCGCGATCTCTCTGTCCTCCTTCGGCGGGGCGGTGACCACCACCGGTTCAGTGGTTGGGGGCTTGGTCGGCGGCCTTCTTTCTTCGGGGACCATTTCCGATTCCTACGCCACCGGCTCGGTCAGCGGCGCGAATTGGATCGGTGGCCTCGTTGGCGCCATGTATGGCGGGACAATAAGTCACGCCTATTCTACTGCCAGGGTCTCTGGGCCTGGAAATAAGGGCGGACTCACTTCAGGCGGCACCGGAACTGTCACCGAAAGCTACTGGGACACCCAGACCTCGGGAACAGGCGTTGGCCCAGGGACGACCAGAACGACGGCCCTATTGCAGGGTAGCCTGCCCACCGGTTTTTCATCCGCGATCTGGGGGACGGGAACCAACCTTTACCCCTATTTCAAATGGCAATACAGCACGACGCCGGTCGCGGTATCGGGAAGGGCGTACAGCGACGCCGGCGCCAGCGCGCTGGCCGGCGCTACGGTCACCGCCATCTCCAACGGCGCCTCGCTCGGTTCCGCCATCACCGGGGCCAACGGCTATTACTACATCCTCAAGCCGTCCGGCTCGATCAACACCAATGGCGCGCTGGCCTATCTCGATGGTCAAGCGACCAAAGCGGCGGCCTTCGGCGACACGGTGGCGGCGACCGGCGTGACCGGTCTCAATATCTATGGCTCCTCTATCCATCTGGTGACCGGTGAGAGCAGCCTGAGCGCCACCAGAACCGCCTATACCACCACCATGGGGTCGTATAGCGATACCGATCTGTCGTCATTTTTGTCTTCCAGCACTTTCGGCACTCTGACCACCGCGGCGGGATACGGCGTCTATCTTGACGCTTCATCCGGCTATTCCCTCAACACCGCGCTGGGCTCGGCGGGGCTGCTGTCGCTGACCAGCGGCGGCACCTTTGGGGTGAGTGGCACGGTCGGGCTGTCCGCAGCCGGCGCCTTGTCGGTGAACAGCCCGCTATCGTGGAGCGATGCCTCGACCCTGACGTTGGCCACGACCAGCAGCGGCAATATCACCCTGGGCAATACGGTCAGTGGGACGTCTGGGCGTCTCAATATTTCCGCGGGCGGGACGGCGACTTCCAGCAGCAGCTTGAGCGTCGGGACGTTCTCGCTGAC
Protein-coding regions in this window:
- a CDS encoding MBG domain-containing protein, which encodes MNRAFRLIWNRAKGRWVVAPETAKGGGWTVGAVAVAALIASTGPARAEPATTALPTGGQVVAGSVSIGANGSSMTVTQQSARGIVNWKSFDVGSDASVTFKQPDSSSVTLNRVTAGAGSVIAGKLSGNGKVYVVNPNGVLFTKTARVDVGGLVASTADIADNDFMAGREVFTSNGATGSVINQGTINAGDGGAVVLIGGTVSNQGTINARNGNAVLAAGAKVTLDAGANGHLKIEVDGATTAALVENGGLISASGGQVVMTAKGASEAVSSVVSNTGTVEAQTLGSRAGKVALLAGMKGGEVKVAGTIDASAPSGGNGGAVETSAAKVTVAPSAKVTTLAAKGKTGNWLIDPYNVTISTAADSGAGFTATADDTVINVTTLTNALASTGVTVSTGSSGSQAGNITVAAPISWSANTTLTLDAAGSIAINKDITATGTSAGLSLTYGGNYILGGGARVTLSGASAALSLGGTAYTLVHDVTALQSISGSGNYALAEDIDAAATSSWNSGVGFTSIGTDAVPFSGTLAGLGHAIDRLTMNSYLLGNKSGLFGFTLGATLRDFTLSNVSITGTARVGAVVGWSSNTSLTNLHVTGSVSGYQEVGGIAGWFSDSTMTGSSSTASVTATSNTAGGLIGNGYYGVTVSDSYATGVVSASTKAGGLIGEVSTDGSTLTLTNVYASGAVSAPTAAGGLVGSVTGVGTTVNATNAYWDADSTGQSSSAAGTSITNANAYTEATYSGFDFTNTWVTLAGETRPMLRSEYSTVIFTPHALQLMQQDLTASYKLGANLSMTPAFTASGGYYGDVWGSSGFKPVGDFSGSFNGQSHTIAGLTINRGSTQEVGLFGVLTGAVSDVGLVGGSITASDSSGSLVGSIPSTGTVTRSYSTASVSGTGNFIGGLVGINDGAISLSSFGGAVTTTGSVVGGLVGGLLSSGTISDSYATGSVSGANWIGGLVGAMYGGTISHAYSTARVSGPGNKGGLTSGGTGTVTESYWDTQTSGTGVGPGTTRTTALLQGSLPTGFSSAIWGTGTNLYPYFKWQYSTTPVAVSGRAYSDAGASALAGATVTAISNGASLGSAITGANGYYYILKPSGSINTNGALAYLDGQATKAAAFGDTVAATGVTGLNIYGSSIHLVTGESSLSATRTAYTTTMGSYSDTDLSSFLSSSTFGTLTTAAGYGVYLDASSGYSLNTALGSAGLLSLTSGGTFGVSGTVGLSAAGALSVNSPLSWSDASTLTLATTSSGNITLGNTVSGTSGRLNISAGGTATSSSSLSVGTFSLTGGTWSQIASSLPSFSATDFRLTTSASFIRAKSGDGSAATPYTIADAYGLQGMASTALATKSFKLGNDIDASGTASWNSAAGFVPAGDGTTAFTGAFDGQGYAISGLTIARPTTDYVGLFGVIGAGGTVNNARLSGTVSGRSYVGMLAGRNQGVISGSYSTGTVTGSAAGSYVGNLVGENNGGTIGTSFATGSVSAGGSNLGGLAGANDGAGSIQNSYATGAVSGTGGTSDSIGGLVGLNSGTATVTNSYATGSATTSGSGTNIGGLIGQLTGGTASGSFWNTASSGLGVGVGSGTVAGVTGLDAAGMKTLSNFTAAGWSADDQGGTATTWRVYDGYTAPLLRGFLTSLTVTGGSGTKTYDGSASTTSVGTLTYAPGGYTTALVSGTARYVANSTNAGTYSGGSLTLGGLYSSQLGYDITFAPGTLTVNQAALTVTANNASKTYDGLAYSGGNGVSYSGFVNGETAAVLGGTLAYGGTAQGAVNAGTYTLTASGLSSANYAIAYAPGALTVNQTALTVTANNGTKTYDGLAYSGGNGVSYSGFVNGETAAVLGGTLAYGGTAQGAVNAGTYTLTASGLSSANYAITYAPGTLTVNQAALTVLTVTANNASKTYDGLAYSGGNGVSYSGFVNGETAAVLGGTLAYGGTAQGAVNAGTYTLTASGLNSANYAISYVPGTLTINQAALVVTANNASKTYDGLAYSGGNGVSYSGFVNGETAAVLGGTLAYGGTAQGAVNAGRYTLTASGLNSANYAISYAPGTLTINRAALTVMAGNATKTYDGLAYSGGNGVSYSGFVNGETAAVLGGTLAYGGTAQGAVNAGIYALTASGLSSANYAISYAPGTLTINRAALTVMAGNATKTYDGLAYSGGNGVSYSGFVNGETAAVLGGTLAYGGTAQGAVDPGRYTLTASGLSSANYAITYAPGALTVDSIVNGGGSTTPVAPASDAPTASTLIRITRAASEGDSPGGTAAGDGVTPAGGGGAFRSPSNAPSTPAQPVLVVAPNPIRVGSAP